Below is a genomic region from Isosphaeraceae bacterium EP7.
CCCAGGCTGGTCGGACGTCCCCTTCGAGTCGGGCAGGACAATGTGAGCCACCCCTCCCAGCTTCGCGGCTCGGTCGTGAAGGATGACCCCTGCGCACGAGCCGAGCAACGTCCTGAGCTGATTCGGCGCGGAGGTGACCTGCCAGCGACCGATCGGGACCGACACGATCTCGAATGGGTCCCGATTGCTCAAGGGTCGGCCTTTCGGGGGTTCGACGGGAGGATTCGTGTCCTGGATCTTCGGCAGACGGAGTTTTTGAGGCTGGAAGCGACCGAGACCAGGCTAGACAACCTGGGCCAGCCACTCCAGCGAGTCGCTGCTCGGGACCAGAAGAAGCGACCAGCCAAGCTCCTTCGCGTCAGACTCGAAGCGTGTCTTGATCAGGAGGAGCCGGTCGAGTTGACACGCCTGCTCCATCAGGGCGAATTCGAGGAGGCTCCCAGCGAACTCGTGCCGGAAGCTTGGCGGTGAAGGGATGATCCCCGCGGCGGCATCGCTCGACCCCTCGCGTGGCCGGGGGAGCATGACGGCCAGCGAATTGAGGTAAGCGCAGCCGACGATGTTGGCCGTCTCGTTGGCCGCGGATTGCTCCAGCTCGCCCCAGGAATCGGCCGTCCCGTCCGGCTGTCGGAGGAGCAAGTCGACCAGAGCCAGGCCCGACCGGCCCTCGAAGACGAGCAGGAGCTGGCCGCTGATTTGACCGAGGATCTCCATCGAGCTGACGGCCACGAGCTCGTCGGCCGGGCCGAGGAGTTCGGCGGCCTCGGCGAGGTCAACCTCCTCGACGTCGCTGGTCCGGAGCGTCGCTGGCTGGCCGAGCCATTTCGAGAGCGCGGCCGAGGCATCCTCCGCCCCGCGTTCGAAGATGGCCCTGAGGCGTTGCCGTGCATGTTCGTTCAAGGACTGCCCCATGATTCAAAGCCCCCGCCAACCGGCCGCGGCCGAAGTCGCGTCGATCCGGCCGGCCTCGAGCGCGGCCATCCCGATAAGGGCCTCGACGTCAAGGATCAGGCAGACCCGGCCGTCGCCGAGGATGCTCGCCCCGGAGAGCCCACCGATCGGCCTGAAGTTCCTGGCTAATGACTTCAAGACCGCCTCCTGCATCCCGAGCAGCTCGTCAACGATCAGGCCGATGGTCGCCTCGCCGTCGGAGACGATCACGACGGTGTGCTTCGCGTCGATGGCTTCCGCCTCGGCGACGCCCGGGTGGGTGTCATCCGGCCTGAAGACATCGGCGAAGGAGACGAGTGACGTGATCTTGCCGCGGATCTCGATCGACCGTCGGCCGTGGACCCGGTAGATCTGGCCCGGTCCAATCTCGACGATCTCGTCGAGGTGATCCAGCGGGATGGCATACGTCTCCTCGCCCACTCTTGCGAGAAGGACGGACATGATGGCGAGGGTCAGCGGCAGGCGGATGGTGAAGGTCGTGCCGCGGCCGGGCTCGGGGCGGGCCTCGACGGTGCCGTTGAGGGCCTCGATCCGGCTCTTGACGATG
It encodes:
- a CDS encoding chemotaxis protein CheC yields the protein MGQSLNEHARQRLRAIFERGAEDASAALSKWLGQPATLRTSDVEEVDLAEAAELLGPADELVAVSSMEILGQISGQLLLVFEGRSGLALVDLLLRQPDGTADSWGELEQSAANETANIVGCAYLNSLAVMLPRPREGSSDAAAGIIPSPPSFRHEFAGSLLEFALMEQACQLDRLLLIKTRFESDAKELGWSLLLVPSSDSLEWLAQVV